The following proteins are encoded in a genomic region of Sphingopyxis sp. YF1:
- a CDS encoding LysR family transcriptional regulator has protein sequence MMELRHLVHAKALAEEGSFAAAADRVGLTQPALSKSIQALEAEAGIRLFDRSKRGVSPTVAGTALLRRAVGLLDGVADLKAELSGMRSGRLGKVHIGLGPLPAKLALAAAMTRFARDETGVEISAEIGSAPNLLMKLAQGELDFLIASLPPGTAIEGIMTTRVGLMPLALLARRGHPLFGLDAPGEADFARYPVLGGTFSEPLAYGRRSRDGGYHPLLSCDDYDLLARVALDSDALVVATPALTDFGWPYALLEALPLPASWPVDYRQGHLVLAVREGKMMAPAAGLVLAELRRHLDAALAG, from the coding sequence ATGATGGAGCTTCGCCATCTCGTGCATGCCAAGGCGCTGGCCGAAGAGGGGAGCTTCGCCGCCGCCGCCGACCGGGTCGGACTGACGCAGCCCGCGCTTTCGAAAAGCATCCAGGCGCTCGAGGCCGAAGCGGGCATCCGCCTTTTCGACCGCAGCAAGCGCGGGGTTTCGCCGACCGTCGCGGGCACCGCCTTGCTTCGCCGCGCGGTCGGGCTGCTCGACGGGGTCGCGGACCTGAAGGCCGAATTGTCGGGGATGCGCAGCGGGCGCCTCGGCAAGGTGCATATCGGGCTGGGCCCGCTGCCCGCGAAACTGGCGCTGGCGGCGGCGATGACCCGCTTCGCACGCGACGAAACCGGGGTGGAGATTTCCGCCGAAATCGGGTCGGCGCCCAACCTGCTGATGAAACTCGCGCAGGGCGAGCTCGACTTCCTGATCGCCTCGCTGCCCCCGGGGACCGCGATCGAAGGCATCATGACCACCCGCGTCGGGCTGATGCCGCTGGCGCTGCTCGCGCGGCGCGGCCATCCGCTGTTCGGCCTGGATGCGCCGGGTGAGGCCGATTTCGCGCGCTATCCGGTGCTCGGCGGCACCTTTTCCGAACCGCTGGCCTATGGTCGCCGCAGCCGCGACGGGGGCTATCATCCGCTGCTGTCGTGCGACGATTACGACCTGCTCGCGCGGGTCGCGCTCGACAGCGATGCGCTCGTCGTCGCGACCCCGGCCCTCACCGATTTCGGCTGGCCCTATGCGCTGCTCGAAGCGCTGCCGCTGCCGGCGTCATGGCCCGTCGACTATCGGCAGGGGCATCTGGTGCTCGCGGTGCGCGAGGGCAAGATGATGGCTCCCGCGGCCGGGCTGGTGCTGGCCGAACTCCGCCGCCACCTCGATGCGGCGCTGGCCGGTTAG
- a CDS encoding sterol desaturase family protein, giving the protein MEIGIYVLPATAAVLVLELLRGAHRGIYSRNDFATLILCIAVARVVTRPFLALAIAFALTALFPAGRGALADIAFLPAYLVLLFACEFTFYWVHRWAHEAKGKPGRDWLWKLHRTHHAGKYMNVLVTLRIHPLWTIFVPTTWILGAAVYFGQEPAAVASLLTVYGWNLVTHAHFRWDDKIRRSPRFGPAFRAVEKFLVSPGIHHTHHGYGRDGAAYRNYAVTFSFLDRLFGTLHIPEGRPAQYGLPGPTPPWYEEVFFPLFGRTRGRRAVQEAAASSTGAAPRIE; this is encoded by the coding sequence ATGGAAATCGGAATCTATGTTCTTCCCGCGACGGCGGCGGTGCTGGTGCTCGAACTGCTGCGCGGGGCGCATCGCGGCATCTACAGCCGCAACGATTTCGCGACGCTGATCCTGTGCATCGCGGTTGCGCGGGTGGTGACGCGGCCGTTCCTCGCGCTCGCGATCGCCTTCGCGCTGACCGCGCTCTTTCCGGCAGGACGCGGCGCGCTCGCCGACATCGCCTTCCTCCCCGCCTATCTGGTGCTGCTCTTCGCCTGCGAATTCACCTTCTACTGGGTGCATCGCTGGGCGCACGAGGCCAAGGGCAAGCCCGGACGCGACTGGCTGTGGAAACTGCACCGCACGCACCATGCCGGCAAATATATGAATGTGCTCGTGACGCTGCGCATCCATCCGTTGTGGACGATCTTCGTCCCGACGACGTGGATCCTCGGCGCAGCGGTCTATTTCGGACAGGAACCCGCCGCGGTGGCGAGCCTGCTGACCGTCTATGGCTGGAATCTTGTCACCCACGCCCACTTCCGCTGGGACGACAAAATCCGGCGTTCGCCGCGGTTCGGGCCGGCGTTTCGCGCGGTCGAGAAATTCCTGGTGTCGCCGGGCATCCACCACACGCACCATGGCTATGGCCGCGACGGCGCCGCCTATCGCAACTATGCGGTGACCTTTTCCTTCCTCGACCGGTTGTTCGGCACGCTCCACATTCCCGAAGGCCGACCGGCACAATACGGCCTGCCCGGCCCGACCCCACCCTGGTACGAAGAGGTGTTCTTTCCGCTGTTCGGGCGGACCCGCGGACGCCGCGCGGTGCAAGAGGCGGCGGCTTCGTCGACGGGTGCCGCGCCCCGGATCGAATAG
- a CDS encoding coniferyl-alcohol dehydrogenase — protein MSKDILGYRGKRVVVMGCFSGTGEACARALVDLGAEVHGADIKPSPVNLASFTEVDLKNPDAIAAGIASIGGKIDAVFNVSGLPQTFPGEDVVTVNFLGIRAWTEGWIPHLNPGAAIVSVSSLGGMKWLTRQPLLREFIAIEDFAEARQWYLDRAEEVGDPYSLAKEAINTWTQVRAPDLIGRDIRINCTMPSPIDTPMLGEFRKVAGDAVLGAFAKAKGRYSTAEEQALPLILLNSDAASFISGVCLPVDAGLAGGLATGVLDIQKMIAEAAG, from the coding sequence ATGTCGAAGGATATTCTGGGCTATAGGGGCAAGCGCGTCGTCGTCATGGGCTGCTTCTCGGGCACCGGCGAGGCTTGCGCCCGCGCGCTCGTCGATCTCGGCGCCGAGGTGCATGGCGCCGACATCAAACCCTCGCCCGTGAACCTCGCGAGCTTCACTGAAGTCGATCTCAAGAACCCCGATGCCATCGCCGCGGGCATCGCCAGCATCGGCGGCAAGATCGACGCCGTGTTCAACGTCTCGGGCCTGCCGCAGACCTTCCCGGGCGAGGATGTCGTCACGGTCAATTTCCTCGGCATCCGCGCGTGGACCGAAGGCTGGATCCCGCACCTCAACCCCGGCGCTGCGATCGTTTCGGTCTCTTCGCTCGGCGGCATGAAATGGTTGACGCGCCAGCCGCTGCTCCGCGAGTTCATCGCGATCGAGGATTTCGCCGAGGCGCGCCAATGGTATCTCGACCGCGCCGAGGAAGTGGGCGATCCCTACAGCCTCGCCAAGGAAGCGATCAACACCTGGACGCAGGTCCGCGCGCCTGACCTGATCGGCCGCGACATCCGCATCAATTGTACCATGCCCAGCCCGATCGACACCCCGATGCTCGGCGAATTCCGCAAGGTCGCGGGCGACGCGGTGCTCGGAGCCTTTGCCAAGGCCAAGGGCCGTTACTCGACCGCCGAGGAACAGGCGCTGCCGCTGATCCTGCTCAACAGCGATGCCGCGAGCTTCATCAGCGGGGTGTGCCTGCCCGTCGACGCGGGCCTTGCGGGCGGCCTCGCGACGGGCGTGCTCGACATTCAGAAGATGATCGCCGAAGCGGCGGGCTGA
- a CDS encoding phosphotransferase family protein translates to MSHPHERLPPDLASAVETASGASVVAVRPRGGGGASREGAELDLSWPDGRTVSAYMNYDVHKAGAGDDAAFLREAAVLRALSGPLADAGVRVAPFYAAVPDQRALVCGLVSGKDRFGGIADAAQRDALAADFMGQLAALHRIDVAATPVEGMGAVEPAETFIRRRIAELRHGNGGGNWDPLIHLSLNWLEANIPAGMPAPVIVHGDAGPGNFLYEGDRVTALLDWELVHYGDPMADLAMLALRMLFQGFVPLPQAFSAYEAAGGHRIDLARIRYWRLLFQTSFARRSRYDDPDAPPPPNLGMNLVYSTIHRRVLSHALAEAAGIALPSVVLPDAPRGAHDKSFAIALDDIRDTIVPRLADQQAAVKAKGMARLIKWWRAIERFEPGFHAAEKAEIEAALALDFPDYRTAWSAFRDAVAGDRIATDAAIILCNAHEVREAALMADAMGGLADTKFAPLQ, encoded by the coding sequence ATGAGCCACCCGCACGAGCGTCTCCCGCCGGACCTTGCGTCTGCGGTCGAAACCGCCAGCGGCGCAAGCGTCGTGGCGGTCCGCCCACGCGGCGGCGGCGGCGCCTCGCGCGAAGGTGCCGAACTCGACCTTTCCTGGCCCGACGGGCGCACCGTCAGCGCCTATATGAATTACGACGTCCACAAGGCGGGGGCGGGCGACGACGCTGCCTTCCTGCGCGAAGCAGCGGTGCTGCGCGCGCTCTCGGGCCCGCTCGCCGACGCGGGTGTCCGCGTCGCGCCTTTCTATGCCGCGGTCCCCGACCAGCGCGCGCTCGTCTGCGGCCTCGTTTCGGGCAAGGACCGGTTCGGGGGCATCGCCGACGCGGCGCAGCGCGACGCGCTCGCCGCCGATTTCATGGGTCAGCTCGCCGCGCTCCACCGTATCGACGTCGCGGCGACCCCGGTCGAGGGTATGGGAGCGGTCGAGCCCGCCGAAACCTTTATCCGCCGCCGCATCGCCGAACTGCGCCACGGCAACGGCGGCGGGAACTGGGATCCGCTGATCCACCTGTCGCTGAACTGGCTCGAAGCGAATATCCCCGCCGGCATGCCCGCGCCGGTGATCGTCCATGGCGACGCCGGTCCCGGCAACTTCCTCTACGAAGGCGACCGGGTCACTGCGCTGCTCGACTGGGAACTCGTCCACTACGGCGACCCGATGGCGGACCTTGCGATGCTCGCGCTGCGTATGCTGTTCCAGGGCTTCGTGCCCTTGCCGCAGGCCTTTTCTGCCTATGAAGCGGCGGGCGGGCATCGGATCGATCTTGCGCGTATCCGCTATTGGCGTCTGCTCTTCCAGACCAGCTTCGCGCGGCGCTCGCGCTACGACGATCCCGACGCGCCGCCACCCCCCAATCTCGGCATGAACCTCGTCTATTCGACGATCCACCGCCGCGTGCTGTCGCACGCGCTGGCTGAGGCTGCCGGCATCGCCTTGCCGTCCGTCGTGCTACCCGATGCCCCGCGCGGCGCGCACGACAAGAGTTTCGCCATCGCTCTCGACGACATCCGCGACACCATCGTCCCGCGCCTCGCGGACCAGCAAGCCGCGGTAAAGGCCAAGGGCATGGCCCGCCTCATCAAATGGTGGCGGGCTATCGAGCGTTTCGAGCCCGGCTTCCACGCCGCCGAAAAGGCCGAGATCGAAGCCGCGCTGGCGCTCGATTTTCCCGATTACCGCACCGCCTGGTCCGCTTTCCGCGACGCCGTCGCGGGCGACCGCATCGCCACCGACGCCGCGATCATCCTCTGCAACGCGCATGAGGTGCGCGAAGCGGCGCTGATGGCCGACGCGATGGGCGGCCTCGCCGACACGAAATTCGCACCGCTGCAATAA
- a CDS encoding CoA transferase, whose amino-acid sequence MLGDLRIVEIGEGMAVQVAGLMLAELGADVLKVERPGGDPARGTAPFANWNRGKKSLVLDIETPEGLAMLDDRLAGADALLHQFTPLRAKAFGLDDASLAARHPHLVVTAITGSPANHPDVERSDDELLVAARVGAMYENDGHRAGPIVYRYRQGSWSAAHLAAAGLLARLVMRLQSGKGGAAHTSIFQGFLATLPLVWARNSEGPMPNPVPYPPDKPRAIAQQLFQCADGDWLQIMDPTRQFDYATMPTMWDVMAETDIDLETEAGQAEAFRRRPLDAWLADLRAADIAAEPAFPMGGVLRHEDAIANGYVVDVDDPDFGPTRQPNVPFHTNADLPQGRPAPRLGEGGDVDWAPRPGPAASAAPAEVLEGVRVLDLGMFLAGPMGPSMMGDMGANVVKVEALTGDRIRFMHRYYQAAARSKRSLALDLTRPEAQPILERLLQWAELVHHNMRFRGAAKLGLSEEGIRRYNPDIAFNYSSAYGQRGARDNWPGYDSIFNAIAGWEFENAGEGNRPVFNRPGTMDVATAQSSLVELMASLYAKRTTGRGYTTHTSLLGMATFTQGERLIGADGELTGTYHLTSDQTGFSPYHRIYQCADGAWVAVAAHKPGQQAALGELLGEDFEAGAKARGAADLLADLETVGVPADAVNFENAMHRFFDDPQNRELGLISALPQPLYGIVEQPGAFWNFGDTPVVFKRCCPAVGEHSDEILREIGYSDAEIAAFRAAKVVG is encoded by the coding sequence ATGCTCGGCGACCTTCGTATCGTCGAGATCGGCGAGGGCATGGCGGTGCAGGTCGCCGGGCTGATGCTGGCCGAACTCGGCGCCGACGTCCTGAAGGTCGAGCGCCCGGGCGGCGACCCCGCACGCGGCACCGCGCCCTTCGCCAACTGGAATCGCGGCAAGAAGAGCCTCGTCCTTGATATCGAAACGCCCGAAGGACTGGCGATGCTCGACGACCGCCTCGCCGGCGCGGACGCCTTGCTTCACCAGTTCACGCCCTTGCGTGCAAAGGCGTTCGGGCTCGACGACGCGAGCCTCGCGGCGCGCCATCCGCATCTCGTCGTCACCGCTATCACCGGCTCGCCCGCGAACCATCCCGATGTCGAGCGCAGCGACGACGAACTGCTCGTCGCGGCGCGCGTCGGGGCGATGTACGAAAACGACGGCCACCGCGCCGGCCCGATCGTCTACCGCTATCGGCAGGGCAGCTGGTCCGCGGCGCATCTCGCCGCCGCGGGACTGCTCGCGCGGCTCGTGATGCGGCTGCAAAGCGGGAAGGGAGGGGCGGCACACACCTCGATCTTCCAGGGATTCCTCGCGACGCTGCCGCTCGTCTGGGCGCGCAACAGCGAAGGGCCGATGCCCAATCCCGTCCCCTATCCGCCCGACAAGCCGCGCGCGATCGCGCAGCAGCTCTTCCAGTGCGCCGATGGCGACTGGCTCCAGATCATGGATCCGACGCGCCAGTTCGACTATGCGACGATGCCCACCATGTGGGACGTCATGGCCGAAACCGACATCGACCTCGAAACCGAGGCCGGGCAGGCCGAAGCCTTCCGTCGCCGCCCGCTCGACGCCTGGCTCGCCGACCTGCGCGCCGCCGATATCGCGGCCGAGCCAGCCTTTCCGATGGGTGGGGTGTTGCGACACGAGGACGCGATCGCCAACGGCTATGTCGTCGACGTCGACGACCCCGACTTCGGCCCGACGCGCCAGCCGAACGTGCCCTTTCATACCAACGCCGACCTGCCGCAGGGCCGCCCCGCGCCGCGTCTCGGCGAGGGCGGCGACGTCGATTGGGCGCCCCGACCGGGCCCGGCGGCGAGCGCAGCCCCCGCCGAAGTCCTCGAAGGCGTGCGCGTGCTCGACCTTGGCATGTTCCTTGCTGGACCGATGGGACCATCGATGATGGGCGACATGGGCGCCAACGTCGTCAAGGTCGAGGCACTGACCGGTGATCGCATCCGCTTCATGCACCGCTATTATCAGGCCGCGGCGCGCAGCAAGCGCAGCCTCGCGCTCGACCTGACCAGGCCCGAAGCGCAACCGATCCTTGAACGGCTGCTGCAATGGGCCGAACTGGTGCACCACAATATGCGCTTCAGGGGCGCCGCGAAGCTCGGCCTCAGCGAAGAGGGCATCCGCCGGTACAATCCCGACATCGCGTTCAACTATTCGAGCGCCTATGGTCAGCGCGGCGCGCGCGACAACTGGCCCGGATATGACTCGATCTTCAACGCGATCGCCGGCTGGGAGTTCGAAAATGCGGGTGAGGGCAACCGTCCCGTCTTCAACCGCCCCGGCACGATGGACGTCGCAACCGCGCAAAGCAGCCTCGTCGAACTGATGGCCTCGCTTTACGCAAAGCGTACGACAGGGCGGGGCTATACGACGCACACCTCGCTGCTCGGGATGGCTACCTTCACGCAGGGCGAGCGGCTGATCGGCGCCGATGGCGAATTGACCGGCACCTATCATCTCACCAGCGACCAGACCGGCTTCTCGCCCTATCATCGCATCTACCAATGCGCCGATGGCGCGTGGGTCGCCGTCGCTGCGCACAAGCCCGGGCAGCAGGCTGCGCTCGGCGAGCTGCTTGGCGAGGATTTCGAGGCCGGGGCCAAGGCGCGGGGCGCCGCCGACCTGCTGGCCGACCTCGAAACCGTCGGCGTCCCCGCCGACGCGGTCAATTTCGAAAATGCGATGCACCGTTTCTTCGACGACCCGCAGAATCGCGAACTGGGCCTGATCTCGGCCCTGCCCCAGCCGCTCTACGGCATAGTCGAGCAGCCCGGCGCCTTCTGGAATTTCGGCGACACGCCGGTGGTCTTCAAGCGCTGCTGTCCCGCGGTCGGCGAGCATAGCGACGAAATCCTCCGCGAAATCGGCTATTCGGATGCGGAGATCGCCGCTTTCCGCGCAGCGAAGGTCGTCGGATGA
- a CDS encoding OB-fold domain-containing protein gives MTYGPARALPGDQIRITTNPDTEPFWHAAKEGRLTACQCGDCGHFRMPPTAVCPECGSRAKEWPTLPGTATIFSFAICSKNPKNGEDYVYAPVVVDLDGAPGTRLNANVSGCDAEDVHIGMKVTVDWTPIQDGWVLPNFRKV, from the coding sequence ATGACCTACGGCCCCGCCCGCGCGCTTCCCGGCGACCAGATCCGCATCACCACCAACCCTGATACCGAGCCCTTCTGGCACGCCGCGAAGGAGGGCAGGCTCACCGCGTGCCAGTGCGGCGATTGCGGCCATTTCCGCATGCCGCCGACCGCGGTCTGCCCCGAATGCGGCAGCCGCGCCAAGGAGTGGCCGACGCTTCCCGGCACCGCGACGATCTTCAGTTTCGCGATCTGCAGCAAGAATCCGAAAAATGGCGAGGATTATGTCTATGCCCCCGTCGTCGTCGATCTCGACGGCGCGCCGGGCACGCGGCTCAACGCCAATGTCTCGGGCTGCGATGCCGAGGATGTCCATATCGGGATGAAGGTGACCGTCGACTGGACCCCGATCCAGGACGGCTGGGTCCTCCCCAACTTCCGCAAGGTCTGA
- a CDS encoding thiolase, with product MAWVNQDKCAIVGVGATDYYVRGKSWPRTINDMAAEAIVNACADAGISHKQIDGFSYYSTAGAGYLDKFDTASLMETLGMPHISWSATLTSGGGGCPGAIGLATAGLMNEDCTYSVTLMALQQLPQHRLGVVFGSAAPNPENSFLQPSGLVGPGHLMSVLARRHMHLYGTTQDAFGEVVMATRANTHNRPKAVRKAPLTKEEYDASVMLADPLRRLDFCLETDGAVAVITTTMDRAKDCRHKPAVVHAAAHGGQREWGRAFAWMGMPDPHFASSGHKFTADRVWAQSGLSAKDMDVALIYDHFSPMVLMQLEDYGFCEKGEGNDYVLSGKLRYDPATGKGVNGGVPVNTHGGNLNEAYIIGMTHIVEGVEQVRGTAINQVRDAEFALVSGGPASLPVSSLILRKD from the coding sequence ATGGCCTGGGTCAATCAGGACAAGTGCGCGATCGTCGGGGTCGGGGCGACCGACTATTATGTGCGCGGCAAGAGCTGGCCGCGCACGATCAACGACATGGCGGCCGAGGCGATCGTGAACGCCTGCGCCGACGCGGGTATCAGCCACAAGCAGATCGACGGCTTCTCCTATTATTCGACCGCGGGCGCGGGCTATCTCGACAAGTTCGACACCGCCAGCCTGATGGAAACGCTCGGCATGCCGCACATCAGCTGGTCGGCGACGCTGACAAGCGGCGGCGGCGGCTGTCCCGGCGCGATCGGGCTCGCGACCGCGGGGCTGATGAACGAGGATTGCACCTATTCGGTGACGCTGATGGCGCTGCAGCAATTGCCGCAGCATCGCCTCGGCGTCGTTTTCGGCTCGGCGGCGCCCAACCCCGAAAACAGCTTCCTCCAGCCGTCGGGGCTCGTCGGGCCTGGCCATCTGATGTCGGTGCTCGCACGCCGCCATATGCATCTTTACGGCACGACGCAGGATGCCTTCGGCGAGGTGGTGATGGCGACCCGCGCCAACACGCACAACCGGCCGAAGGCGGTGCGCAAGGCGCCGCTGACCAAGGAAGAATATGACGCCTCGGTGATGCTCGCCGACCCGCTCCGCCGTCTCGACTTCTGCCTCGAAACCGACGGCGCGGTCGCGGTGATCACGACGACGATGGACCGCGCGAAGGACTGCCGCCACAAGCCCGCGGTGGTCCACGCCGCTGCGCATGGCGGCCAGCGCGAATGGGGTAGGGCCTTTGCGTGGATGGGTATGCCCGACCCTCATTTCGCGAGTTCGGGGCACAAGTTCACCGCCGACCGCGTGTGGGCGCAATCGGGCCTCAGCGCCAAGGACATGGATGTCGCGCTGATCTACGATCACTTCAGCCCGATGGTGCTGATGCAGCTCGAAGATTACGGCTTTTGCGAAAAGGGCGAGGGCAATGACTACGTCCTGTCGGGCAAGCTGCGCTACGATCCCGCGACCGGTAAGGGCGTCAACGGCGGCGTCCCGGTGAACACCCATGGCGGCAACCTCAACGAAGCCTATATCATTGGCATGACGCATATCGTCGAGGGCGTCGAACAGGTGCGCGGTACCGCGATCAATCAGGTCAGGGACGCCGAATTCGCGCTCGTCTCGGGCGGCCCCGCGTCGCTCCCCGTCTCCAGCCTCATCCTGCGCAAGGACTGA
- a CDS encoding alpha/beta fold hydrolase, with translation MSIVEYRGFAGVRLEAEVAGSENDPAVLLVHGAGQTRGVWASVADALEQAGRRVISLDLRGHGGSEWPEDGRYDFEALVEDLRAVLAQMGTRPVVVASTLGGWIASAALERDAALLASGLVLVDSPVDVDPAVARRVGERLREAATLAPGQARWDLRLFDTLDTSAMADRLDGIAGKLALPTLYVRGAISELVSRTDAAAFVAQLADGELAEVENSTLVVTDDRADALGGYLIDFLERRAPRGSPEYRAGSDARTFRDALGCFATGVTVVTAICPDGTPIGLTANSFTSVSLDPPLLLVCIANNAGSAPYLKDAERFAVNVLQIGQQPTSNRFAGKGEDRFGITPWELGEFGTPVLSGSLSSFECSRDAVHDGGDHFILVGRVLKAIFEPRRDPLLYFRGKYRKLHFA, from the coding sequence ATGAGCATCGTCGAATATCGGGGTTTCGCGGGGGTCCGGCTCGAGGCCGAGGTCGCGGGTTCCGAAAACGACCCCGCGGTGCTGCTCGTCCATGGCGCGGGGCAGACCCGCGGCGTATGGGCGAGCGTCGCCGATGCGCTCGAACAGGCGGGGCGCCGCGTGATCAGCCTCGACCTGCGCGGTCATGGCGGCAGCGAATGGCCCGAGGACGGCCGCTATGATTTCGAGGCGCTGGTCGAGGATTTGCGCGCCGTGCTCGCACAGATGGGGACGCGTCCCGTCGTCGTCGCGTCGACGCTCGGCGGCTGGATCGCCAGCGCCGCGCTCGAACGCGATGCGGCGCTGCTCGCATCGGGGCTCGTGCTCGTCGATTCGCCCGTCGACGTCGATCCGGCGGTGGCGCGGCGGGTCGGCGAACGGCTGCGCGAGGCCGCGACGCTCGCACCGGGGCAGGCGCGCTGGGACCTGCGATTGTTCGATACGCTCGACACCTCGGCAATGGCCGACCGCCTCGATGGGATCGCCGGCAAGCTCGCGCTGCCGACGCTCTATGTGCGCGGCGCGATCAGCGAACTCGTGTCGCGGACGGATGCCGCCGCGTTCGTCGCCCAGCTGGCCGACGGCGAACTGGCCGAGGTCGAGAACAGCACGCTCGTCGTCACCGACGACCGCGCCGACGCGCTCGGCGGCTATCTGATCGACTTTCTCGAACGCCGCGCCCCGCGCGGGTCGCCCGAATATCGCGCGGGCAGCGACGCTCGCACCTTTCGCGATGCGCTCGGCTGTTTCGCCACGGGGGTGACCGTCGTCACCGCCATCTGTCCCGACGGCACGCCGATCGGGTTGACCGCGAACAGCTTCACCTCGGTCTCGCTCGATCCGCCGCTGCTGCTCGTCTGCATCGCCAACAACGCCGGCAGCGCCCCCTATCTCAAGGATGCCGAACGCTTCGCGGTCAACGTCCTCCAGATCGGCCAGCAACCAACCTCGAACCGCTTCGCGGGCAAGGGCGAGGATCGCTTCGGCATTACCCCGTGGGAACTCGGCGAATTTGGCACGCCGGTGCTCAGCGGATCGCTCAGCAGCTTTGAATGTTCGCGCGATGCGGTGCACGACGGGGGCGATCATTTCATCCTCGTCGGACGCGTGCTCAAGGCGATTTTCGAGCCGCGCCGCGACCCCTTGCTCTATTTTCGCGGCAAATATCGCAAACTCCATTTCGCTTGA
- a CDS encoding FCD domain-containing protein: protein MASRTARQLSQLSLAADPGTHLGAEDDLIARFGVSRPTLRQAAKLVERDRLISIRRGAQGGYFAARPDARDAIQSLARFLRMKGADLLDVIQVTRPVSEEAAAAAANRRGNADVARLRAFAATIDANDTPRELIAAEVEMARLISAMSGNPVVELVMEIGYSFGLDERGSDLYADPDRRDRTRAMQRSLIAAIIDGDADIARLMMRRRSEQFDAWLHAAKKDQE, encoded by the coding sequence TTGGCGAGCCGTACCGCCCGCCAGCTTTCTCAGCTCAGCCTCGCCGCCGACCCCGGCACGCATCTCGGCGCCGAGGACGATCTGATCGCACGCTTCGGCGTCAGCCGCCCGACGCTGCGGCAGGCGGCGAAGCTCGTCGAGCGCGACCGGCTCATCAGTATCCGCCGCGGTGCGCAGGGCGGCTATTTTGCCGCGCGCCCCGACGCGCGCGACGCGATCCAGTCGCTCGCGCGTTTTCTCCGTATGAAGGGCGCGGACCTGCTCGACGTGATCCAGGTGACGCGTCCGGTATCCGAAGAGGCCGCCGCCGCTGCCGCGAACAGGCGCGGCAACGCCGACGTCGCGCGGCTGCGCGCCTTTGCCGCGACGATCGACGCCAACGACACGCCGCGCGAGCTGATCGCCGCCGAGGTCGAAATGGCGCGGCTGATCTCCGCGATGAGCGGCAATCCGGTCGTCGAACTGGTGATGGAGATCGGTTACAGCTTCGGTCTCGACGAACGCGGCAGCGACCTCTACGCCGATCCCGACCGTCGCGACCGGACGCGCGCGATGCAGCGCAGCCTGATCGCCGCGATCATCGACGGTGACGCCGACATCGCGCGGCTGATGATGCGGCGCCGGTCGGAACAGTTCGACGCGTGGCTGCACGCGGCAAAGAAGGATCAGGAATGA